From Mucilaginibacter rubeus, a single genomic window includes:
- a CDS encoding TonB-dependent receptor: MKKYIFSLLSAIYLMCTAVQAGATNQSRTSDPVCTIQVTGKSIKEVFSLIEKQTGLHFIHNATEAQLSKKISLSENNQPIDEVLKKIAKQSGLSFKRADQTIYVQTSSRILRVSGKVTDSQTGEALPGVSVRVKESADGTVTDANGNYHLEAVENSILVFSFIGYQPREAAVSGSTLDITLKSDQAALKEVVVVGYGKQSRKLLTSSIVTVQNKDFNRGALSNPAQLLQGKVAGLNITRSGDPNESPSISLRGPSTLRTGPAQEPFYVIDGVAGADYRLVAPDDIETIDVLKDASATAIYGTRAANGVIIITTKKGKSGQTAISYNAYAGVEKIANSIKMMNATQLADYLSKNNLALDPSDQKGANTDWQKEVSRTAYSQNHNVALTGGFNQTTYSASVNYFDDKGILKGSALNRFTTKMAVEQKAFNDRLKLGLSVNNSTSNSDIIPNQNIVLYNMLRYLPTVPVMQNGAYTENLQRIQYYNPVALLADAYQKTKSKLSLINATAELKLPLGFTYNISLSTQNEQVNGGAYYNSQYTLDQGVHGEAYRSSFENTRKVGETFLTYAKTTGKHDINVLAGYSLQQDVNGDGFQANNRNFPTDDIGYLNIGLGSPAGDFRTDWGPNLYQKLRLISYYSRAKYSYDNKYLLQLSLRRDGSSAFGANNKWGTFPSASLGWRITEESFMQNQHLFNDLKLRASYGITGNSLGFDPLISQIKYGSAGAFYYNGVFTNSIGPSQNANPDLKWEKTTMYNLGLDFSLFNGRLSGTIEAYDKKTNDLIYFYPVSTTQYFVGTLTANVGSISNKGYEVTINATPVATSSFKWNTSLNIAHNKNKLVSLSNSSFKLDSIPQAEPGGQGETGYKVQILKTGYPVGQFLLYKYAGKDANGVSQFYSHSGGVTTTPTSKDYFYAGNAQPKLVFGFNNSFSYGNFDLNLFVRGSLGGKILNATLADLNRTSDVRSYNLPASSANESPKDVNAYLYSDRYIESGSYLRLDNATLGYTFPKFTPGIRNLRVYVSGNNLAVITGYKGIDPEISLGGLTPGIDNKNYYPRTRAFLFGLSASF; this comes from the coding sequence ATGAAAAAATATATATTCTCACTTTTAAGTGCGATTTATTTGATGTGCACGGCTGTACAGGCCGGAGCAACAAACCAAAGCCGTACTTCCGATCCGGTTTGCACTATCCAGGTTACCGGGAAATCAATCAAAGAAGTATTCTCCTTAATTGAAAAACAAACCGGCTTACATTTTATACACAACGCTACAGAAGCGCAGCTGAGCAAAAAAATCAGTCTTTCTGAAAATAACCAGCCTATTGACGAAGTATTAAAAAAAATAGCTAAACAATCGGGCTTGTCATTTAAAAGGGCCGATCAAACTATTTATGTACAAACCTCGTCAAGGATCCTGCGTGTTAGCGGCAAAGTAACCGATTCACAAACAGGCGAAGCGTTACCCGGTGTTTCGGTAAGAGTAAAAGAAAGCGCAGATGGAACAGTTACCGACGCAAACGGCAACTATCACCTTGAGGCAGTGGAAAATAGCATATTGGTATTTTCGTTTATTGGCTATCAACCGCGTGAAGCAGCAGTGTCGGGCAGTACGCTTGATATTACGCTAAAATCCGACCAGGCTGCATTGAAGGAAGTTGTGGTTGTGGGCTACGGCAAGCAATCGCGTAAATTACTTACCAGCTCTATCGTAACTGTTCAGAATAAAGATTTTAACCGGGGCGCCTTGAGCAACCCGGCGCAGTTACTACAGGGTAAAGTTGCCGGCTTAAATATCACCCGCTCCGGCGATCCGAATGAAAGCCCGTCTATAAGTTTACGCGGCCCTTCAACCCTGCGCACCGGCCCTGCACAAGAACCTTTTTATGTAATTGACGGCGTAGCCGGTGCCGATTACAGACTTGTAGCCCCTGACGATATCGAAACCATCGATGTATTAAAAGACGCCTCCGCCACAGCTATTTATGGTACCCGCGCGGCTAATGGTGTAATCATCATTACTACTAAAAAAGGCAAAAGCGGTCAAACCGCCATTTCATATAATGCTTATGCCGGTGTCGAAAAAATTGCCAACAGCATTAAAATGATGAATGCTACACAGCTTGCCGATTACCTGAGCAAAAACAACCTGGCCCTTGACCCGTCCGACCAAAAAGGCGCTAACACCGACTGGCAAAAAGAGGTAAGCCGTACCGCTTACTCGCAGAACCATAACGTTGCCCTTACAGGTGGCTTTAACCAAACCACTTACAGCGCTTCGGTTAATTATTTTGATGATAAAGGCATTTTAAAAGGCAGCGCGCTCAACCGCTTCACTACCAAAATGGCGGTAGAGCAAAAGGCATTTAATGACCGTTTGAAATTAGGCTTATCTGTAAACAACAGCACAAGTAATTCAGACATCATCCCCAATCAAAACATTGTGTTGTATAACATGCTGCGCTACCTGCCAACTGTTCCGGTAATGCAAAACGGCGCGTATACAGAAAACCTGCAACGCATACAATACTATAACCCGGTTGCTTTATTGGCTGATGCCTATCAAAAAACCAAAAGCAAACTGAGCTTAATAAATGCAACCGCCGAGTTAAAGCTCCCTTTGGGTTTTACTTACAACATCAGCCTGTCTACCCAAAATGAGCAGGTAAACGGCGGTGCTTATTACAACAGCCAGTACACGCTTGACCAGGGTGTTCATGGCGAAGCTTACCGCTCGTCATTTGAAAATACCCGTAAAGTGGGCGAAACTTTTTTGACCTATGCCAAAACCACGGGCAAGCACGATATTAACGTATTGGCAGGTTACAGCTTGCAGCAGGATGTAAACGGCGACGGCTTTCAGGCCAACAACCGTAATTTCCCCACAGATGATATCGGTTACCTGAATATTGGCCTTGGCTCGCCGGCAGGTGATTTCAGGACCGATTGGGGACCAAACCTATATCAAAAGCTCCGTTTGATCTCTTATTACAGCCGTGCTAAATACAGCTATGACAATAAATACCTGCTACAATTATCATTAAGGCGTGATGGTTCATCGGCTTTTGGTGCAAACAACAAATGGGGTACTTTCCCTTCTGCATCATTAGGCTGGAGGATCACCGAAGAGTCGTTTATGCAGAACCAGCATTTATTTAACGATCTGAAATTAAGGGCCAGTTATGGTATCACCGGTAACTCGCTGGGTTTTGATCCGTTGATCTCACAGATCAAATATGGTTCGGCAGGTGCATTTTATTATAATGGTGTGTTCACTAATTCAATAGGCCCCTCGCAAAATGCTAACCCCGACTTGAAATGGGAAAAAACCACCATGTATAACTTAGGTTTGGATTTCTCTTTATTCAACGGCAGGTTGAGTGGAACTATCGAAGCCTACGACAAAAAAACCAACGACCTGATTTACTTTTACCCGGTATCAACCACCCAGTATTTTGTTGGTACGTTAACAGCCAATGTGGGTTCAATCTCTAATAAAGGCTACGAGGTTACCATTAACGCTACTCCTGTAGCTACAAGCAGCTTTAAATGGAATACCTCTCTTAACATAGCCCACAATAAAAACAAACTGGTATCACTGTCAAACAGCAGCTTTAAACTTGACTCTATTCCGCAGGCAGAACCAGGCGGCCAGGGTGAAACAGGTTACAAAGTACAGATCCTGAAAACTGGTTATCCGGTAGGTCAGTTCCTGCTCTACAAATATGCCGGTAAAGATGCTAATGGCGTATCGCAGTTTTACAGCCACAGCGGCGGTGTAACTACTACCCCAACTTCTAAAGATTATTTCTACGCCGGTAACGCGCAACCTAAACTGGTGTTCGGCTTTAATAACAGTTTTAGCTATGGCAATTTTGATCTTAATCTGTTTGTGCGAGGCTCGCTTGGTGGCAAGATCCTGAACGCTACCCTTGCCGATTTGAACCGTACCAGCGACGTAAGGAGCTATAACCTGCCCGCTTCATCGGCCAATGAATCGCCTAAAGATGTGAATGCTTATTTATACTCCGACCGTTATATTGAAAGCGGATCATACCTGCGCCTGGATAACGCTACCCTTGGTTACACCTTCCCGAAATTTACCCCTGGCATCCGCAACTTACGCGTGTATGTATCAGGTAATAACCTGGCTGTCATAACCGGCTACAAGGGCATCGATCCGGAGATTTCATTAGGCGGACTTACACCGGGTATCGATAACAAAAACTATTACCCGCGCACCAGGGCTTTCCTGTTCGGTTTAAGTGCATCATTTTAA
- a CDS encoding FecR family protein, with the protein MNTYFKMAHMDEHHYLLIIGYLEGKISEEETQYLLQKVQTDKEFSDAFEDIAEIWSARKPVPSNTVKANDALNRLNKKIDQLETPSNQQAAPKPNVIILKLRPVLAVAASVLFLACAFWFYKTHISNKTANTLALIENHTAPGQKKKINLPDGTIVTLNASSNLHIAVNFDDEKREVYLDGEAFFDVKRNPQKPFIVHTGKVATQVLGTHFNVSAYVNDSNITVSLVEGKVQVDMNNDLSKRVILDPGKQMIYSKSDGQARVIDFITEDITGWKENKLVFNYDSWTDAAKKLSRWYGVPVKLQDSTLLRCKLKGTFDNIPLNKVMEQIKMVSDISWKMQDNAMIISGKCN; encoded by the coding sequence TTGAATACTTACTTCAAAATGGCGCACATGGATGAACATCATTACCTATTGATCATAGGCTACCTGGAGGGGAAAATATCCGAAGAGGAAACCCAGTATTTATTGCAAAAAGTTCAAACCGATAAGGAATTTTCTGACGCGTTTGAAGATATCGCCGAGATCTGGTCGGCCAGGAAGCCCGTTCCCAGCAATACTGTCAAAGCTAATGATGCCCTAAACCGCCTTAATAAAAAAATAGATCAGCTTGAAACGCCATCCAACCAACAGGCAGCGCCAAAACCAAATGTCATTATTTTAAAACTAAGGCCTGTACTTGCAGTAGCGGCTTCGGTATTGTTCCTGGCCTGCGCGTTCTGGTTTTATAAAACCCACATCAGTAACAAAACTGCCAATACGTTAGCCCTTATTGAAAACCATACCGCACCCGGACAAAAAAAGAAGATCAATTTGCCCGATGGTACCATTGTAACCCTTAACGCGTCAAGTAACCTGCACATTGCCGTCAACTTTGATGACGAGAAACGTGAAGTGTATTTAGATGGTGAAGCTTTTTTTGATGTAAAACGCAATCCGCAGAAACCATTCATTGTACATACAGGCAAAGTTGCTACCCAGGTATTGGGCACGCATTTTAACGTATCGGCCTATGTTAACGACAGCAATATCACGGTATCGCTTGTGGAAGGCAAGGTTCAGGTTGATATGAATAATGATCTGTCCAAACGCGTCATCCTCGACCCCGGTAAGCAAATGATCTATTCAAAAAGCGATGGCCAGGCTCGTGTTATCGATTTTATAACCGAAGATATTACCGGGTGGAAGGAAAATAAGCTGGTGTTTAACTACGACAGCTGGACCGACGCCGCTAAGAAACTAAGCAGATGGTATGGCGTGCCTGTAAAACTGCAGGACAGTACCCTGCTGCGCTGCAAACTGAAGGGCACTTTTGATAATATCCCGCTAAACAAGGTGATGGAGCAAATAAAAATGGTTTCGGATATATCATGGAAAATGCAGGATAACGCTATGATCATATCCGGTAAATGTAACTAA
- a CDS encoding RNA polymerase sigma factor, whose protein sequence is MEDIELLSKIKTDDREAFNSLFLKYYPLLSDFCRFLGADNDDGEDIIADLFLDLWVKRERLQIHTSIKSYLYGAIKNRVYTLKGKSQKVELLPEEYASDKPIGDHLRPDEILFRKERRLMIERFIDELPEQGKLIFLMSWHHQLEHHEIAEILNISPNTVKTHIYRAINYCRKRLLLLNN, encoded by the coding sequence ATGGAGGATATAGAATTACTGTCGAAAATTAAAACAGACGACAGGGAAGCATTTAATTCTTTATTTTTAAAATACTATCCGCTATTGTCAGATTTCTGCAGGTTTTTAGGAGCAGACAATGATGATGGTGAAGACATTATAGCCGATCTGTTTTTAGACCTCTGGGTGAAAAGAGAGCGGCTGCAGATTCATACCTCCATAAAATCATACCTGTACGGAGCCATAAAAAACAGGGTTTATACTTTAAAAGGCAAAAGCCAGAAAGTTGAACTGTTACCTGAAGAGTACGCGTCGGACAAACCCATAGGCGATCACCTTCGCCCTGATGAGATCCTGTTCAGGAAAGAGCGCCGCCTCATGATTGAGCGTTTTATAGATGAATTACCGGAGCAGGGAAAACTCATTTTCTTGATGAGCTGGCATCACCAGCTTGAGCACCATGAAATTGCCGAAATTTTAAATATCTCGCCCAATACGGTAAAAACTCATATTTACCGGGCCATCAATTATTGCCGGAAGCGCCTGCTTTTGTTAAATAATTAG